A part of Synchiropus splendidus isolate RoL2022-P1 chromosome 19, RoL_Sspl_1.0, whole genome shotgun sequence genomic DNA contains:
- the epor gene encoding erythropoietin receptor isoform X2: MTCRLLPLIVVLCARMGVRAAQELNGRKVAIVMREEPENPKCFAEGQKDLTCFWEEDEERAGPVEQYSFTYAYQNENGSRCPLVLVPTAGGRRLYVCRLTQTHLFTRMDIKIQRHRVLIHNRSLLIETLILLDPPVNVTVTRTGQQGQLMVRWLPPPLKYMDDSMMYQVAFSEADAPAAQVEEVNTHSELVLRGLQPGTKYQVRVRVKLDGISFNGFWSEWSEPVLMETLPAELNPLVVSLTAIVLLVFMVLALMVFRSYRRHLMRKIWPDVPSPDNKFQDLFTSYGGDFQAWMGHTVGPLWLGPPLVLSEERLSALEVLSELSPSLPPPLPPKTSRSPSGTMKEERGDSAERWGSTAAAHLSGTPRHPPPCSHASLLESQDAYISLSGQENPEENLEEAVPLEVLFPSRKATRSESPSDLGSGRLSSQSSGEYPGHSWVHKGSGYTYMAVADSGVSMDYSPMSRPEDVAKVLLYANDIPAHRKHVLSRQPQES; this comes from the exons ATGACATGTCGACTGTTGCCGCTCATTGTTGTCCTCTGCGCGAGGATGGGGGTCCGGGCCGCGCAGGAGTTGAATGGCAGGAAAG TGGCCATTGTCATGAGAGAGGAGCCTGAAAACCCAAAGTGCTTCGCTGAAGGACAGAAGGACCTCACCTGTTTctgggaggaggatgaggagcgagCCGGACCCGTGGAGCAGTACTCCTTCACCTACGCCTACCA AAACGAGAACGGCAGCCGCTGCCCGCTGGTGCTGGTCCCCACCGCCGGAGGGAGAAGACTGTACGTCTGCCGACTGACACAGACCCACTTGTTCACCAGGATGGACATCAAGATTCAGCGGCACAGAGTGCTGATCCACAACCGCAGCCTTTTGATCGAAACCCTCA TTCTGCTGGACCCGCCGGTGAACGTGACGGTGACCCGCACTGGCCAGCAGGGTCAGCTGATGGTCAGATGGCTGCCCCCGCCTCTCAAGTACATGGACGACAGCATGATGTACCAGGTGGCCTTCAGCGAGGCCGACGCCCCGGCGGCTCAG gtggaggaggtcaACACTCACTCGGAGCTGGTCCTGAGAGGTCTGCAGCCGGGCACTAAGTACCAGGTCCGAGTCCGCGTCAAGCTGGACGGCATCAGCTTTAACGGCTTCTGGAGCGAGTGGAGTGAGCCGGTGCTGATGGAGACGCTCCCAGCAG AGCTCAACCCTCTCGTCGTCTCCTTGACTGCCATCGTCTTGTTGGTCTTCATGGTGCTGGCGCTCATGGTGTTCAGGTCTTACCGCAG GCACCTGATGAGGAAGATCTGGCCGGACGTTCCGAGTCCTGACAACAAGTTCCAGGACCTTTTCACCAGTTATGGAGGAGACTTCCAG GCTTGGATGGGGCACACAGTCGGCCCTCTGTGGTTGGGTCCACCCTTGGTCCTCTCAGAGGAGCGCCTCAGCGCCTTGGAAGTCCTGTCGGAGCTGAGCCCGTCGCTTCCCCCGCCTCTTCCTCCCAAGACCTCCAGATCTCCGAGCGGCACCATGAAGGAGGAGCGGGGAGACTCTGCTGAGAGATGGGGCTCCACGGCCGCCGCTCACCTCAGTGGGACCCCCCGACACCCGCCGCCCTGCTCCCACGCTTCACTGCTGGAGTCTCAGGACGCCTACATTTCGCTGAGCGGCCAGGAGAACCCGGAGGAGAACCTGGAGGAGGCCGTTCCTCTGGAGGTGCTGTTTCCTTCCAGGAAGGCCACGCGCTCGGAATCGCCCTCCGACCTGGGGTCCGGGCGCCTGTCCTCCCAGTCCAGCGGCGAGTACCCGGGCCACAGCTGGGTCCACAAAGGCTCCGGCTACACCTACATGGCGGTGGCCGACTCGGGCGTGTCGATGGACTACAGCCCAATGAGCCGACCTGAGGACGTGGCCAAGGTGCTTCTGTACGCCAACGACATCCCGGCTCACAGGAAGCACGTGCTCTCCAGGCAGCCGCAAGAGAGCTGA
- the epor gene encoding erythropoietin receptor isoform X1, producing MTCRLLPLIVVLCARMGVRAAQELNGRKVAIVMREEPENPKCFAEGQKDLTCFWEEDEERAGPVEQYSFTYAYHLSGRNENGSRCPLVLVPTAGGRRLYVCRLTQTHLFTRMDIKIQRHRVLIHNRSLLIETLILLDPPVNVTVTRTGQQGQLMVRWLPPPLKYMDDSMMYQVAFSEADAPAAQVEEVNTHSELVLRGLQPGTKYQVRVRVKLDGISFNGFWSEWSEPVLMETLPAELNPLVVSLTAIVLLVFMVLALMVFRSYRRHLMRKIWPDVPSPDNKFQDLFTSYGGDFQAWMGHTVGPLWLGPPLVLSEERLSALEVLSELSPSLPPPLPPKTSRSPSGTMKEERGDSAERWGSTAAAHLSGTPRHPPPCSHASLLESQDAYISLSGQENPEENLEEAVPLEVLFPSRKATRSESPSDLGSGRLSSQSSGEYPGHSWVHKGSGYTYMAVADSGVSMDYSPMSRPEDVAKVLLYANDIPAHRKHVLSRQPQES from the exons ATGACATGTCGACTGTTGCCGCTCATTGTTGTCCTCTGCGCGAGGATGGGGGTCCGGGCCGCGCAGGAGTTGAATGGCAGGAAAG TGGCCATTGTCATGAGAGAGGAGCCTGAAAACCCAAAGTGCTTCGCTGAAGGACAGAAGGACCTCACCTGTTTctgggaggaggatgaggagcgagCCGGACCCGTGGAGCAGTACTCCTTCACCTACGCCTACCA TCTCTCTGGCAGAAACGAGAACGGCAGCCGCTGCCCGCTGGTGCTGGTCCCCACCGCCGGAGGGAGAAGACTGTACGTCTGCCGACTGACACAGACCCACTTGTTCACCAGGATGGACATCAAGATTCAGCGGCACAGAGTGCTGATCCACAACCGCAGCCTTTTGATCGAAACCCTCA TTCTGCTGGACCCGCCGGTGAACGTGACGGTGACCCGCACTGGCCAGCAGGGTCAGCTGATGGTCAGATGGCTGCCCCCGCCTCTCAAGTACATGGACGACAGCATGATGTACCAGGTGGCCTTCAGCGAGGCCGACGCCCCGGCGGCTCAG gtggaggaggtcaACACTCACTCGGAGCTGGTCCTGAGAGGTCTGCAGCCGGGCACTAAGTACCAGGTCCGAGTCCGCGTCAAGCTGGACGGCATCAGCTTTAACGGCTTCTGGAGCGAGTGGAGTGAGCCGGTGCTGATGGAGACGCTCCCAGCAG AGCTCAACCCTCTCGTCGTCTCCTTGACTGCCATCGTCTTGTTGGTCTTCATGGTGCTGGCGCTCATGGTGTTCAGGTCTTACCGCAG GCACCTGATGAGGAAGATCTGGCCGGACGTTCCGAGTCCTGACAACAAGTTCCAGGACCTTTTCACCAGTTATGGAGGAGACTTCCAG GCTTGGATGGGGCACACAGTCGGCCCTCTGTGGTTGGGTCCACCCTTGGTCCTCTCAGAGGAGCGCCTCAGCGCCTTGGAAGTCCTGTCGGAGCTGAGCCCGTCGCTTCCCCCGCCTCTTCCTCCCAAGACCTCCAGATCTCCGAGCGGCACCATGAAGGAGGAGCGGGGAGACTCTGCTGAGAGATGGGGCTCCACGGCCGCCGCTCACCTCAGTGGGACCCCCCGACACCCGCCGCCCTGCTCCCACGCTTCACTGCTGGAGTCTCAGGACGCCTACATTTCGCTGAGCGGCCAGGAGAACCCGGAGGAGAACCTGGAGGAGGCCGTTCCTCTGGAGGTGCTGTTTCCTTCCAGGAAGGCCACGCGCTCGGAATCGCCCTCCGACCTGGGGTCCGGGCGCCTGTCCTCCCAGTCCAGCGGCGAGTACCCGGGCCACAGCTGGGTCCACAAAGGCTCCGGCTACACCTACATGGCGGTGGCCGACTCGGGCGTGTCGATGGACTACAGCCCAATGAGCCGACCTGAGGACGTGGCCAAGGTGCTTCTGTACGCCAACGACATCCCGGCTCACAGGAAGCACGTGCTCTCCAGGCAGCCGCAAGAGAGCTGA
- the rab3db gene encoding RAB3D, member RAS oncogene family, b, with the protein MASNDSRLQTQPSQKDAADQNFDYMFKLLIIGNSSVGKTSFLFRYADDSFNSAFVSTVGIDFKVKTVFRNDKRIKLQIWDTAGQERYRTITTAYYRGAMGFLLMYDITNQDSFKAVQDWATQIKTYSWDNAQVILVGNKCDLEDDRLIPAEDGQLLAEDLGFQFFEASAKDNINVKQVFERLVDVICEKMNESMEGDMNLIANHRNQSLRDSTSESHGGCAC; encoded by the exons atggCGTCCAACGACTCGCGCCTCCAGACGCAGCCGTCCCAGAAGGACGCGGCCGACCAGAACTTCGACTACATGTTCAAGCTGCTCATCATCGGCAACAGCAGCGTGGGCAagacctccttcctcttccgCTACGCCGACGACTCCTTCAACTCCGCTTTTGTCAGCACCGTGGGCATCGACTTCAAGGTCAAGACGGTGTTCCGCAACGACAAGAGGATCAAGCTGCAGATCTGG GACACGGCCGGTCAGGAGCGCTACCGCACCATCACCACCGCCTACTACAGAGGAGCCATGGGCTTCCTGCTGATGTATGACATCACCAACCAGGACTCCTTCAAGGCCGTTCAGGACTG GGCGACGCAGATCAAGACCTACTCGTGGGACAACGCTCAGGTGATCCTGGTGGGGAACAAGTGCGACCTGGAGGACGACCGACTCATCCCCGCGGAGGACGGTCAGCTGCTGGCCGAGGATTTAG GTTTCCAGTTCTTCGAGGCCAGCGCCAAGGACAACATCAACGTCAAGCAAGTGTTCGAGCGGCTGGTGGACGTCATCTGCGAGAAGATGAACGAGAGCATGGAGGGGGACATGAACCTAATAGCCAACCACAGGAACCAGAGCCTGAGAGACTCCACGTCAGAGAGCCACGGGGGCTGCGCATGTTGA
- the tmem205 gene encoding transmembrane protein 205, translating to MVAESEPGDLIKVLHLLVLSFSWGMQVWVSFIAGFALVWQVTLHTFGLVQSKLFPVYFYCLLGCNVVSLAVYAVYHPRELLDTHESLQMALYLVALVMTALNAQWFGPAVTEVMLQMREVETEHGLGNQIGLKSQKEAYAKLREQDPKYRAHRRRFGRYHGLSSLCNLLGVICTTVNLIYTALNLSTI from the exons ATGGTGGCCGAGTCGGAGCCCGGCGACCTGATCAAAGTCCTCCACCTGCTGGTGCTGTCCTTCTCCTGGGGCATGCAGGTGTGGGTCTCCTTCATCGCAG GTTTCGCCCTGGTGTGGCAGGTGACGCTCCACACCTTCGGCCTGGTGCAGAGCAAACTCTTCCCCGTCTACTTCTACTGTCTGCTGGGCTGCAACGTGGTCAGTCTGGCTGTTTACGCTGTCTACCACCCGAGGGAGCTGCTGGACACGCACGAGAGCCTGCAG ATGGCTCTGTACTTGGTGGCGCTGGTCATGACGGCTCTGAACGCCCAGTGGTTCGGGCCGGCAGTCACCGAGGTGATGCTGCAGATGAGGGAGGTGGAGACTGAGCATGGTTTGGGCAACCAGATTGGCCTGAAGAGTCAGAAGGAGGCGTACGCCAAGCTCAGGGAGCAGGACCCCAAGTACCGGGCCCATCGGCGCCGCTTCGGCCGCTACCACGGCCTGTCCAGCCTCTGCAACCTGCTCGGGGTCATTTGTACCACGGTCAACTTGATATACACAGCTCTCAACCTGTCCACCATTTAG
- the elof1 gene encoding transcription elongation factor 1 homolog isoform X2 translates to MGRRKSKRKPPPKKKMTGNLDTQFTCPFCNHEKSCDVKMERTRNTGIISCSVCLEEFQTPITYLSEPVDVYSDWIDACEAANQ, encoded by the exons ATGGGCCGCAGAAAGTCCAAGAGAAAACCTCCTCCCAAGAAGAAGATGACGGGAAACCTGGACACGCAGTTCACCTGCCCCTTCTGCAACCACGAGAAGTCCTGCGACGTCAAGAT GGAGCGGACTCGGAACACGGGGATCATATCCTGCAGCGTTTGTCTGGAGGAGTTCCAGACGCCCATCACGT ATCTGTCCGAGCCGGTGGACGTCTACAGCGACTGGATCGACGCTTGTGAAGCGGCCAACCAGTGA
- the elof1 gene encoding transcription elongation factor 1 homolog isoform X1 yields the protein MGRRKSKRKPPPKKKMTGNLDTQFTCPFCNHEKSCDVKMERTRNTGIISCSVCLEEFQTPITCILPLRVTFPLCEAEESVSFTRRLQICPSRWTSTATGSTLVKRPTSDAAEPTRLRLVQSTGSWLK from the exons ATGGGCCGCAGAAAGTCCAAGAGAAAACCTCCTCCCAAGAAGAAGATGACGGGAAACCTGGACACGCAGTTCACCTGCCCCTTCTGCAACCACGAGAAGTCCTGCGACGTCAAGAT GGAGCGGACTCGGAACACGGGGATCATATCCTGCAGCGTTTGTCTGGAGGAGTTCCAGACGCCCATCACGTGTATCCTTCCGCTGCGTGTCACCTTTCCACTCTGTGAAGCGGAGGAGTCCGTTTCCTTCACCCGCCGTCTCCAGATCTGTCCGAGCCGGTGGACGTCTACAGCGACTGGATCGACGCTTGTGAAGCGGCCAACCAGTGACGCAGCCGAACCGACACGTCTCCGGCTGGTCCAGAGCACCGGATCATGGTTAAAATGA